The following proteins are encoded in a genomic region of Brachypodium distachyon strain Bd21 chromosome 1, Brachypodium_distachyon_v3.0, whole genome shotgun sequence:
- the LOC100832282 gene encoding uncharacterized protein At4g15970, which translates to MGKVLVAEATARQAASFVLGCAAALTLVLLLQYRPPPSRAPGQFSGSWGAGRRNRTTARLAHHHQAPIAGSDHNHVDDQPSNATSSKAATAIDCARAAQSDATVRSRDHQDEGGEFQGLAAAVRGAATDDKTVIITCVNHAFAKPNSLLSLFLESFRIGDGTPQLLPHLLIVAMDPAALALCSAVHEHCYLYTMPNLNFTSEKLFLSKDYLELVWSKLKLQRKILELGYSFLFTDVDVMWFRDPFKHVTAYADMTVSSDVFLGDPDNIGNFPNTGFFHVKPNNRTIAMTKVWHESRGKYPGANEQPVFNMIKKNLVKELGLKVRYLDTAYIGGFCGYGKDLGKICTMHANCCVGLNAKLRDLRSVLDDWRNYTRLPHWEKHKAKWTVPGACFH; encoded by the exons ATGGGGAAGGTGCTCGTCGCGGAGGCCacggcgcggcaggcggcgtCGTTCGTGCTGGGCTGCGCGGCGGCGCTCACCCTCGTGCTGCTCCTCCAGtaccgcccgccgccgtccaggGCGCCGGGGCAGTTCTCCGGCAGCTGGGGAGCTGGGCGCCGGAACAGGACCACAGCACGCCtagctcatcatcatcaggcGCCGATCGCAGGTTCAGACCACAACCACGTTGATGATCAGCCGTCTAACGCCACATCATCAAAGGCGGCCACGGCCATCGATTGTGCTCGAGCTGCTCAGAGTGATGCTACTGTTCGGAGCAGGGATCACCAAGACGAG GGCGGCGAGTTCCaggggctggcggcggcggtgcgcggTGCGGCGACGGACGACAAGACAGTGATAATAACCTGCGTGAACCACGCCTTCGCGAAACCAaactccctcctctccctcttcctcgagAGCTTCCGCATCGGCGACGGCACGCCCCAActcctcccccacctcctcaTCGTCGCCATGGACCCCGCCGCACTCGCCCTCTGCAGCGCCGTTCACGAGCACTGCTACCTCTACACCATGCCCAACCTCAACTTCACATCAGAAAAGCTCTTCCTCTCCAAGGACTACCTGGAGCTGGTCTGGAGCAAGCTCAAGCTCCAGCGTAAAATCCTCGAGCTCGGCTACAGCTTCCTCTTCACCGACGTCGACGTCATGTGGTTCCGGGACCCGTTCAAGCACGTCACGGCTTACGCCGACATGACCGTCTCCAGCGACGTCTTCCTCGGCGACCCGGATAACATCGGCAACTTCCCCAACACGGGATTCTTCCATGTCAAGCCTAATAATCGCACAATCGCCATGACCAAGGTGTGGCACGAATCCAGGGGCAAGTACCCGGGGGCCAACGAGCAGCCGGTGTTTAACATGATCAAGAAGAATCTGGTGAAGGAGCTTGGGTTGAAGGTCAGGTACCTGGACACGGCCTACATTGGTGGGTTCTGTGGCTATGGCAAGGATTTGGGGAAGATTTGTACGATGCACGCCAATTGCTGCGTTGGGTTGAATGCTAAGCTGAGGGATCTGAGGAGTGTTCTTGATGATTGGAGGAATTATACTAGGCTGCCGCATTGGGAGAAGCATAAGGCCAAATGGACCGTGCCCGGCGCGTGCTTCCACTGA
- the LOC100835607 gene encoding uncharacterized protein At4g15970, translating into MHLLGGKMKGGGGIGEMGSSISPLVSFTLGAAMATVCVLFFMSASPGRSLVDIAAWSHNNGTAAQHHQRHLSLPNVTAAAAKAAAAPAPAPAVPSPYGDLEEVLKRAATADRTVIMTQINAAWTKPGSLLDLFFESFRTGEGGVAKLLDHLVIVTMDPAAYEQCQVVHPHCYFLRTSNGVDYRSEKMFMSKDYLEMMWGRNKFQQTIVELGYNFLFTDVDVMWFRDPFKHISMGADIAISSDVFIGDPYSLGNFPNGGFLFVRSCPKTIEFYRHWQEGRYRFYGKHEQDVFNLIKHEMTDSIGISIQFLDTTYISGFCQLSKDLNKICTLHANCCVGLGAKLHDLRNVLDVWRNYTGAPVQEKRAGRFQWKLPGICIH; encoded by the exons ATGCATCTGCTGGGAGGGAAGATGAAGGGCGGGGGAGGGATAGGGGAGATGGGCAGCAGCATTAGCCCGCTGGTGTCCTTCACGCTGGGagccgccatggccaccgtCTGCGTCCTCTTCTTCATGTCCGCCAGCCCAGGCCGCAGCCTAGTCGACATCGCCGCGTGGAGCCACAACAACGGCACCGCCGCACAGCACCACCAACGCCATCTCTCCCTGCCCAacgtcaccgccgccgccgccaaagcAGCCGCGGCTCCGGCGCCCGCCCCGGCCGTCCCG TCACCGTACGGGGACCTGGAGGAGGTGCTGAAGCGAGCTGCGACGGCGGACCGGACGGTGATCATGACACAGATCAACGCGGCGTGGACGAAGCCGGGGTCGCTGCTGGACCTCTTCTTCGAGAGCTTCAGGACGGGAGAAGGCGGCGTGGCCAAGCTCCTGGACCACCTTGTCATCGTCACCATGGATCCCGCGGCGTACGAGCAGTGCCAGGTGGTGCACCCGCACTGCTACTTCTTAAGGACCAGCAATGGCGTCGACTACCGGTCCGAGAAGATGTTCATGAGCAAGGACTACCTGGAGATGATGTGGGGCCGCAACAAGTTCCAGCAGACCATCGTCGAGCTCGGCTACAACTTCCTCTTCACG GACGTGGACGTGATGTGGTTCCGTGACCCGTTCAAGCACATCTCCATGGGCGCCGACATCGCCATCTCCAGTGACGTCTTCATCGGGGACCCTTACAGCCTCGGCAACTTCCCCAACGGCGGCTTCCTCTTCGTCCGGTCCTGCCCCAAAACCATCGAGTTCTACCGCCATTGGCAGGAAGGCAGGTACAGGTTCTACGGGAAGCACGAGCAGGACGTGTTCAACCTCATCAAGCACGAGATGACCGACTCCATCGGCATCTCCATCCAGTTCCTCGACACCACCTACATCAGCGGCTTCTGTCAGCTCAGCAAGGACCTCAACAAGATCTGCACTCTGCATGCCAATTGCTGCGTTGGGTTGGGCGCCAAGCTCCATGATCTTAGGAATGTGCTCGATGTGTGGAGGAACTATACCGGTGCGCCGGTGCAGGAGAAGAGGGCTGGCAGGTTTCAGTGGAAGCTTCCTGGCATCTGCATCCACTGA